A window from Zingiber officinale cultivar Zhangliang chromosome 7A, Zo_v1.1, whole genome shotgun sequence encodes these proteins:
- the LOC122002935 gene encoding 60S ribosomal protein L9-like gives MKTILSSQTMDIPEGVTVKVNAKIVEVEGPRGKLTRDFKHLNLDFELIEGGKKLKVDAWFGSRKTTAAIRTSLSHIDNLITGVTKGYRYKMRLVYAHFPINASITPNNSCIEIRNFLGEKKVRKVDMLEEVKIFRSEKVKDELVLEGNDVELVSRSAALINQKCHVKNKDIRKFLDGIYVSEKGTITAEDA, from the exons ATGAAGACCATCCTTTCCTCTCAGACGATGGATATCCCCGAGGGCGTCACTGTGAAGGTGAACGCTAAGATCGTGGAGGTGGAGGGCCCGCGTGGCAAGCTCACCCGCGACTTCAAGCATCTCAATCTCGACTTCGAGCTCATTGAGGGCGGGAAGAAGCTGAAGGTGGACGCTTGGTTCGGATCTCGGAAAACTACGGCcgccatccgcacctccttaagCCACATCGATAACCTGATCACGGGGGTCACAAAGGGGTACCGCTACAAAATGCGGTTGGTCTATGCCCACTTTCCCATCAACGCCTCCATCACTCCCAACAACAGCTGCATTGAGATCAGGAACTTCCTTGGGGAGAAAAAG GTTCGTAAAGTTGATATGCTTGAAGAGGTTAAAATTTTCCGGTCCGAGAAGGTCAAGGACGAGCTTGTCCTCGAGGGCAACGATGTTGAACTCGTCTCTCGCTCCGCAGCCTTGATCAACCAG AAATGCCATGTCAAGAACAAGGACATCAGGAAATTCTTGGATGGCATTTATGTCAGTGAAAAAGGAACAATCACCGCTGAAGATGCATAA
- the LOC122002936 gene encoding transcription factor ILI4-like: MSSRRNRVSEEEINELISKLQSLLPETRRRGAGRASAAKLLKETCSYIRSLNREVDDLSDRLSGLMATLDSNSAEAEIIRSLLPS, encoded by the exons ATGTCGAGCCGGAGGAACAGGGTCTCGGAGGAGGAGATCAATGAGCTCATCTCCAAACTTCAGTCTCTCCTCCCGGAAACCCGCCGCCGGGGCGCTGGCCGG GCGTCCGCGGCGAAGTTGCTGAAGGAGACGTGCAGCTACATCAGGAGCCTGAACAGGGAGGTGGACGACCTCAGCGACAGGCTCTCGGGGCTCATGGCGACGCTGGACAGCAACAGCGCCGAGGCGGAGATCATCCGGAGCCTGCTCCCCTCCTGA
- the LOC122002934 gene encoding galactose mutarotase-like — protein MGKFSLSFLLLFLMALALQNGTCNAVAPRKAVGIYELKKGNFSVKVTNWGAIITSVIVPDSKGNLADVVLGYDRLGPYINNSVYFGALVGRVANRIAGGRFVLNGTVHKLYRNDGNNSLHGGHRGFSRVIWTVKKIVRGEFPSITLYYRSFDGEQGFPGDLDVYVTYSISGDYQLSVSMRGKSLTEATPVNLAQHTYWNLRGHDGGSILSHRVRIFASRITPVDADLIPTGELAPVQGTPFDFLRPETVGSRIDRVPGGYDINYVVDSWEGKRWLSRVATVTAEETGRRMELWADQQGVQFYTGNFLRGVKGKGGAVYEQHAGLCLETQGFPDAVNHPKFPSQIVAAGEEYHHNMLYQFSF, from the exons ATGGGCAAGTTCTCCctttccttcctcctcctcttcctcatggCTCTGGCCTTGCAGAATGGCACCTGCAATGCAGTAGCCCCAAGGAAGGCGGTGGGCATCTACGAGCTCAAGAAGGGCAACTTCTCGGTGAAGGTCACCAACTGGGGCGCCATCATCACCTCTGTCATCGTCCCTGACTCCAAAG GAAATTTGGCCGATGTGGTTCTTGGCTATGATCGACTTGGTCCATACATT AATAATTCGGTTTACTTTGGAGCTTTAGTCGGAAGAGTGGCGAACAGGATTGCCGGGGGCCGGTTTGTTCTTAATGGAACTGTGCATAAACTGTACAGGAACGATGGAAATAACTCACTTCATG GTGGACACAGAGGATTCAGCCGTGTTATTTGGACGGTGAAGAAGATAGTAAGGGGAGAGTTCCCTTCCATCACCTTGTACTACCGGAGTTTCGACGGAGAACAAG GGTTTCCCGGCGATCTGGACGTTTACGTGACGTACAGTATCTCCGGCGACTACCAACTGAGCGTGTCGATGAGGGGGAAGTCGCTGACGGAGGCGACGCCGGTGAACTTGGCGCAGCACACGTACTGGAACCTGCGGGGCCACGACGGAGGCAGCATCCTGTCACACAGAGTCCGAATCTTCGCCTCCCGGATCACCCCCGTCGACGCGGACCTCATCCCCACCGGCGAGCTCGCGCCGGTCCAGGGCACCCCGTTCGACTTCCTCAGGCCGGAGACGGTGGGGTCGCGGATCGACCGCGTCCCCGGCGGGTACGACATCAACTACGTGGTGGATTCGTGGGAGGGGAAGAGGTGGCTGAGCAGGGTGGCGACGGTGACCGCGGAGGAGACGGGGAGGAGGATGGAGCTGTGGGCGGATCAGCAGGGGGTGCAGTTCTACACGGGGAACTTCTTGAGAGGGGTGAAGGGGAAGGGAGGGGCGGTGTACGAGCAGCACGCGGGGCTGTGCCTGGAGACGCAGGGGTTCCCCGACGCCGTCAACCACCCGAAGTTCCCGTCGCAGATCGTGGCGGCGGGGGAGGAGTACCATCACAACATGCTCTACCAGTTTTCCTTCTGA